From Helicoverpa zea isolate HzStark_Cry1AcR chromosome 23, ilHelZeax1.1, whole genome shotgun sequence, one genomic window encodes:
- the LOC124642039 gene encoding uncharacterized protein LOC124642039 has protein sequence MAVTRRGYIFGAFLSSILSVLLIVVALASDSWVVSTATAPGQANANDINYGLFRGEIILRPLITPDVHNLYMTCAPELNACAVSCKTDPEARLTEVRALARGFRPTADCLATTDFDTTNPLSRAPVISFGLYVALIALLIIQLVLAVVAAGLAILNATRNPTEPIFGLPGCLYTNLATIFVGVLVMLMFGIYWLLSGLNEHLALSYVALGIYTAASGLGFSYWLLLVALLCSIANVVLIQVRAYLLERDPPPPTIKVENHSDGTIFLY, from the exons ATGGCGGTCACACGGCGCGGATATATTTTTGGTGCATTTTTGTCCAGTATACTGAGTGTTCTTTTGATTGTTGTGGCACTAGCTAGTGACAGTTGG GTTGTATCAACAGCTACAGCACCGGGCCAAGCAAATGCCAATGACATCAACTATGGCCTATTTAGAGGAGAGATTATCTTAAGACCCCTCATTACTCCCGATGTTCACAACTTGTACA TGACATGTGCTCCGGAACTCAATGCGTGCGCTGTTAGTTGTAAGACTGACCCAGAAGCCAGATTAACTGAG GTGCGGGCCTTAGCTCGAGGATTCAGACCGACGGCCGATTGCCTCGCCACAACGGATTTTGATACTACGAATCcat TGTCACGTGCCCCAGTGATTTCCTTCGGCCTGTACGTGGCGTTGATCGCTCTTCTCATCATACAGCTGGTGCTAGCCGTCGTGGCTGCCGGTCTGGCCATCCTCAACGCTACTAGGAACCCTACTGAACCTATATTTGGATTACCTG GATGTTTATACACAAACCTAGCGACCATCTTCGTGGGCGTGTTGGTGATGCTAATGTTCGGCATATATTGGCTATTGTCAGGATTGAATGAGCATCTCGCGCTGTCATACGTAGCGCTGGGCATTTACACTGCTGCCTCTGGCCTTGGATTCTCTTATtg GTTATTACTCGTAGCCCTACTATGTTCAATAGCCAACGTGGTACTCATTCAAGTTCGAGCTTACCTCTTGGAAAGGGACCCTCCGCCGCCCACGATCAAAGTTGAAAACCATTCCGACGGAACCATCTTCTTATACTAA